In Ilumatobacter fluminis, the following proteins share a genomic window:
- the mscL gene encoding large conductance mechanosensitive channel protein MscL, whose amino-acid sequence MQNMIKEFRDFINKGDVVTIAVGLVMALYFKQIVDKIIEGVITPLLAAIFGEPNYASIGFDIGDSFISIGLVLGAVIDFIAVSFILFLLIKAYNKWKAEAPEEEAGPTEVELLTEIRDSLRNR is encoded by the coding sequence ATGCAGAACATGATCAAAGAGTTCAGAGACTTCATCAACAAGGGCGACGTCGTCACGATCGCCGTCGGCTTGGTGATGGCGCTGTACTTCAAGCAGATCGTCGACAAGATCATCGAGGGCGTCATCACGCCGCTCCTCGCCGCCATCTTCGGCGAGCCCAACTACGCGAGCATCGGCTTCGACATCGGCGACTCGTTCATCAGCATCGGTCTGGTGCTCGGAGCAGTCATCGACTTCATCGCCGTCTCGTTCATCCTGTTCCTCCTCATCAAGGCCTACAACAAGTGGAAGGCCGAGGCTCCGGAGGAAGAGGCCGGCCCGACCGAGGTCGAGCTGCTCACCGAGATCCGCGACTCGCTCCGCAACCGCTGA
- a CDS encoding dihydrolipoyl dehydrogenase family protein: MGPTYDLVIVGMGSGGTLAAEFAAGEVGLKVAAVERGPIGGDCLWTGCVPSKTLLASARVAHTVRTADRFGITGGEPEVDLDAVWARTKDVQGQIAATDDHPDRFRQMGVDVIEGTARITGYRQVTVTTDEGEVQLDTRYTLVCTGSRPAVPAIDGIESVDVLTSENLFTLERPPSSLVMIGGGPIATELAQAMVRLGVPTTVIEQAHRLVPRDEPELADRLGQILREEGVDLRLATTATAVRRGGDGVVVETTEGEFTAEGLLVATGRIANVDDLGLDAFGVPVSAAGADVDERNRTLVPNIYVVGDAAADRPRFTHAAAHDAVLAVRDMFFPGRGQPAHLVPWCTFTDPELAHAGLTAAEARERHGERNVTVFRHELAENDRARADGTTEGSIIVVAANDRIVGAHALAPGAGELIHELALAIRFGIGVDELSDLVHIYPTIASGIGRIGADRSFDTGRKFRAVARLSRIFG; encoded by the coding sequence ATGGGCCCGACCTACGACCTCGTCATCGTCGGCATGGGCTCGGGCGGGACCCTCGCCGCCGAGTTCGCCGCCGGCGAAGTGGGCCTCAAGGTCGCCGCGGTCGAGCGGGGCCCGATCGGCGGCGACTGCCTCTGGACGGGCTGTGTGCCATCGAAGACGTTGCTGGCGAGCGCCCGGGTGGCGCACACCGTCCGGACGGCCGACCGCTTCGGTATCACCGGCGGCGAACCCGAGGTCGATCTCGACGCCGTGTGGGCCCGGACCAAGGATGTCCAGGGCCAGATCGCCGCGACCGACGACCACCCCGACCGGTTCCGACAGATGGGTGTCGACGTCATCGAGGGCACGGCTCGCATCACCGGCTACCGCCAGGTCACCGTCACCACCGACGAGGGCGAGGTGCAACTCGACACGCGCTACACGCTCGTCTGTACTGGGAGTCGTCCGGCCGTGCCGGCGATCGACGGGATCGAATCGGTCGACGTATTGACCAGCGAGAACCTGTTCACACTCGAACGGCCGCCGTCGTCGCTCGTGATGATCGGCGGCGGTCCGATCGCCACCGAGCTCGCGCAGGCCATGGTGCGCCTCGGCGTCCCGACGACCGTGATCGAACAGGCACACCGCCTCGTCCCGCGCGACGAACCCGAACTCGCCGATCGGCTGGGTCAGATCCTGCGAGAGGAAGGGGTCGATCTGCGCCTCGCCACGACGGCGACCGCCGTTCGGCGCGGCGGCGACGGCGTCGTCGTCGAGACGACCGAAGGTGAGTTCACGGCCGAAGGGCTGCTGGTCGCCACCGGGAGGATCGCGAACGTCGACGACCTCGGTCTCGACGCGTTCGGTGTTCCGGTCTCGGCCGCCGGAGCCGACGTCGACGAACGCAACCGAACGCTGGTCCCCAACATCTACGTGGTGGGCGACGCGGCAGCCGACCGTCCTCGCTTCACCCACGCGGCGGCGCACGATGCCGTCCTGGCGGTGCGCGACATGTTCTTCCCCGGGCGCGGGCAGCCCGCTCATCTCGTGCCGTGGTGCACCTTCACCGATCCCGAGCTCGCCCATGCCGGTCTCACTGCCGCCGAGGCCCGTGAACGGCACGGAGAACGGAACGTCACCGTCTTCCGGCACGAACTCGCCGAGAACGACCGGGCACGGGCCGACGGCACCACCGAGGGGTCGATCATCGTGGTTGCGGCAAACGACCGCATCGTCGGCGCCCACGCGCTGGCACCGGGTGCAGGCGAACTGATCCACGAACTGGCGCTGGCGATCCGCTTCGGGATCGGCGTCGACGAGCTCTCCGACCTCGTGCACATCTACCCGACGATCGCCTCGGGGATCGGCCGCATCGGCGCCGACCGATCGTTCGACACCGGCCGCAAGTTCCGCGCCGTCGCCCGCCTCAGCCGCATCTTCGGCTGA
- a CDS encoding MFS transporter: MADARRVLRHRSVRLYLTSTALAAVGLNIFVTVLFKHVFDITGNELDIGWLGLAQFLPAAFLVLVSGWVADRFDRRRISFAFMIVRVVCCLALVAVARSEPTSIWPFLFVALAFGTADAMLNPARRSMAPLIAPVDEFPQVIALWTATFTASSIIGPVLGGFIYVQGPDVAYLVAGALQLAAAPFLLLIRFERPQERSTGRPTLGNAMEGLRFVRRTPIVLAAISLDLFAVLFGGAVALIPAVAEERLGVGDIAYGWLRAAPGIGAAVMAVVLAVRPVQRRVGPTLLWVVAIFGAGTVVFGVTTSYAVAFVALVVLSGADMVSMFIRGSIVPLATPNDQLGRVSAVEGVFIGASNELGAFESGVAARAFGLPWAIAGGGAITMLIAGSFAIFFPTLRKVDRFSDVKPPQPTAV, encoded by the coding sequence ATGGCCGATGCCCGACGGGTGCTCCGGCACCGTTCGGTGCGCCTCTACCTGACGTCGACCGCGCTCGCCGCCGTCGGTCTCAACATCTTCGTCACCGTGTTGTTCAAGCACGTGTTCGACATCACGGGCAACGAGCTCGACATCGGCTGGCTCGGCCTCGCCCAGTTCCTGCCCGCCGCGTTCCTGGTGCTGGTGTCCGGTTGGGTCGCCGACCGGTTCGACCGTCGCCGCATCAGCTTCGCGTTCATGATCGTCCGCGTCGTGTGCTGTCTCGCCCTCGTCGCCGTCGCCCGTTCCGAACCGACGAGCATCTGGCCCTTCCTCTTCGTCGCGCTTGCCTTCGGCACCGCCGATGCGATGCTCAACCCGGCTCGGCGATCGATGGCACCGCTGATCGCCCCGGTCGACGAGTTCCCGCAGGTGATCGCGCTCTGGACGGCCACGTTCACGGCGTCGTCGATCATCGGGCCGGTGCTCGGCGGGTTCATCTACGTCCAGGGACCCGACGTCGCCTACCTGGTCGCCGGGGCGCTGCAGTTGGCGGCGGCACCGTTCCTGCTGCTGATCCGGTTCGAACGCCCGCAGGAGCGCTCGACCGGGAGGCCAACGCTCGGGAACGCGATGGAGGGCCTGCGCTTCGTCCGCCGCACACCGATCGTGCTCGCGGCGATCAGCCTCGATCTGTTCGCCGTGCTGTTCGGCGGTGCGGTCGCACTGATCCCGGCGGTTGCTGAGGAGCGGCTGGGCGTCGGCGACATCGCCTACGGCTGGTTGCGTGCGGCGCCGGGTATCGGCGCTGCGGTGATGGCCGTGGTGCTCGCTGTGCGACCGGTGCAACGGCGCGTCGGCCCGACCCTGTTGTGGGTCGTGGCGATCTTCGGTGCCGGCACCGTCGTCTTCGGCGTCACCACCAGCTACGCCGTGGCGTTCGTCGCGCTCGTCGTGCTGTCGGGTGCCGACATGGTGTCGATGTTCATCCGGGGCTCGATCGTCCCGCTCGCCACACCGAACGACCAGCTCGGCCGGGTCAGCGCGGTCGAGGGCGTGTTCATCGGTGCGTCGAACGAGCTCGGCGCCTTCGAGAGCGGTGTCGCTGCGCGTGCGTTCGGGCTGCCATGGGCGATTGCAGGCGGCGGTGCGATCACCATGCTGATCGCCGGCTCGTTCGCGATCTTCTTCCCGACCCTGCGCAAGGTCGACCGCTTCAGCGACGTCAAACCGCCCCAGCCGACGGCGGTCTGA
- a CDS encoding LLM class flavin-dependent oxidoreductase, giving the protein MKVRIGYGLGTRTTLHDERFGLVVDELERHGFDSLWVSEKIGGDAPDPMVAMSYAAGRTTNLKFGMSVMVLPGRNPIVLAKALATLGTMSGGRLLPAFGLGQVHPMEQQAFGVDRKERAAWFDEAMSVMRQCWTGEPVVHDGERFHYDGVRVRPVPKRMDVWLGGIAPSELKRVGRLADGWLPSFVTPADAAAGREVIEQVCTEHNREIEDDHYGVLIPYSLGDAPTPLLEQLAKRRPDLDPSELVPTSWEALRSLIGRFVDIGTSKFVVLPIDEPTTVDAWQTHLTEAADALLPLET; this is encoded by the coding sequence ATGAAGGTCCGGATCGGCTACGGCCTCGGCACGCGCACCACCCTCCACGACGAACGCTTCGGTCTCGTCGTCGACGAACTCGAACGTCACGGCTTCGACAGCCTGTGGGTGTCGGAGAAGATCGGCGGTGACGCCCCCGACCCGATGGTCGCGATGTCGTACGCGGCCGGCCGCACCACGAACCTGAAGTTCGGGATGTCGGTGATGGTGCTGCCTGGTCGGAACCCGATCGTGCTCGCCAAGGCATTGGCCACGCTCGGCACGATGTCGGGCGGTCGCCTGCTCCCGGCGTTCGGGCTCGGCCAGGTCCACCCGATGGAGCAGCAGGCGTTCGGGGTCGACCGCAAGGAACGGGCGGCGTGGTTCGACGAGGCGATGTCGGTCATGCGCCAGTGCTGGACCGGCGAGCCGGTCGTGCACGACGGCGAACGTTTCCACTACGACGGCGTGCGCGTGCGCCCGGTGCCGAAGCGAATGGACGTCTGGCTCGGCGGCATCGCGCCGTCCGAACTCAAGCGGGTCGGGCGCCTCGCCGACGGCTGGTTGCCCTCGTTCGTCACGCCGGCCGACGCGGCCGCCGGTCGCGAGGTGATCGAGCAGGTCTGCACCGAGCACAACCGCGAGATCGAAGACGATCACTACGGTGTCCTGATCCCCTACTCGCTGGGCGATGCGCCGACGCCGCTGCTCGAGCAGTTGGCGAAGAGACGGCCCGATCTCGACCCGAGCGAGCTCGTCCCGACGAGCTGGGAGGCTCTCCGGTCGCTCATCGGTCGCTTCGTCGACATCGGCACCAGCAAGTTCGTCGTCCTTCCGATCGACGAACCCACCACCGTCGACGCCTGGCAGACCCACCTCACCGAAGCCGCCGACGCCCTCCTCCCCCTCGAGACCTAG
- the lipA gene encoding lipoyl synthase — MSTAPLRARWLGRVPYREALALQQALFDHGHEQHLLLLEHDHVFTYGPHADLDTNLRCEPAAVGADFVKVKRGGDITYHGPGQLVGYPIVNLPNVKGSLQHVNAVEDLLIDTLTELGVPDAGRLPDYPGVWVDVNGHEPRKIAAIGVRLKGGRTMHGFALNLTTDMRYMREHIVACGIADRPVTSLSEEGVDASTEQVVDILVRLAADRWGGGAVDRHDVQWQHRTADLTPFSRGEGPGEKVTFRPRSHARLEAAGVTEGLQIESRKPDWLRPKVDLNAEVVSLKKTMRELSLVTVCEDAGCPNLSECWSDGTATFMVLGERCTRACGFCLVDTRKPLGPEADEPQRVAEAVDRLGLDHAVLTMVARDDLADGGMAHIAACVEAIRLRRPATRVETLISDAKGSLDSLELLFAVRPDVLNHNVETVPRLQRAVRPSAGYARSLAVLSWAKEAGLVTKSSLMVGVGETDDEVVATLADLAGIGCDIVTIGQYLRPTTHHLPVSRWAEPDEFARWKQIGEDLGIGHVEASPLTRSSYHAKQAAESVTTPVTLS, encoded by the coding sequence ATGAGTACGGCCCCGCTCCGAGCCCGCTGGCTGGGGCGGGTGCCCTACCGCGAGGCGCTGGCCCTCCAGCAGGCCCTCTTCGATCACGGGCACGAGCAGCACCTGCTGCTGCTCGAGCACGACCACGTCTTCACGTACGGCCCCCACGCCGACCTCGACACCAACCTCCGGTGCGAGCCCGCGGCGGTGGGCGCCGACTTCGTGAAGGTCAAGCGTGGCGGCGACATCACCTACCACGGGCCCGGTCAGCTGGTCGGGTACCCGATCGTGAACCTGCCCAACGTGAAGGGTTCGCTCCAGCACGTCAACGCGGTCGAAGACCTGCTGATCGACACCCTGACCGAGCTCGGGGTGCCCGATGCCGGCCGCCTGCCCGACTATCCGGGCGTCTGGGTCGACGTGAACGGTCACGAGCCGCGCAAGATCGCGGCGATCGGTGTCCGTCTGAAGGGCGGGCGCACCATGCACGGCTTCGCGCTCAACCTCACGACCGACATGCGCTACATGCGCGAGCACATCGTCGCGTGCGGGATCGCCGATCGGCCCGTCACCTCGTTGTCCGAGGAGGGCGTCGACGCCTCGACGGAACAGGTCGTCGACATCCTCGTCCGGCTCGCCGCCGACCGGTGGGGCGGGGGAGCGGTCGATCGCCACGACGTGCAGTGGCAGCACCGGACCGCCGACCTCACCCCGTTCTCCCGTGGCGAGGGGCCCGGTGAGAAGGTCACGTTCCGGCCGCGGTCGCACGCCCGCCTGGAGGCCGCCGGGGTCACCGAGGGACTCCAGATCGAGAGCCGCAAGCCCGACTGGCTCCGCCCGAAAGTCGACCTGAACGCAGAGGTCGTCTCGCTCAAGAAGACGATGCGCGAACTGTCGCTCGTGACCGTGTGCGAGGACGCCGGCTGTCCCAACCTCTCCGAGTGCTGGAGCGACGGCACGGCGACCTTCATGGTGCTCGGCGAACGCTGCACACGTGCGTGCGGGTTCTGCCTCGTCGACACACGCAAGCCGCTCGGGCCCGAGGCCGACGAGCCGCAGCGGGTCGCCGAGGCGGTCGACCGGCTCGGGCTCGACCACGCCGTGCTCACCATGGTTGCCCGCGACGATCTCGCCGACGGCGGCATGGCCCACATCGCCGCCTGTGTCGAGGCGATCCGGCTGCGCCGACCCGCCACGCGCGTCGAGACGCTGATCTCCGACGCCAAGGGCTCGCTCGACTCGCTCGAGCTGCTGTTCGCCGTCCGACCCGACGTGCTCAACCACAACGTCGAGACGGTGCCCCGCCTCCAGCGGGCCGTGCGCCCCTCGGCGGGCTACGCACGCAGCCTGGCGGTGCTCTCGTGGGCGAAGGAGGCCGGGCTCGTCACCAAGTCGAGCCTGATGGTCGGTGTCGGCGAGACCGACGACGAGGTCGTCGCCACGCTGGCCGACCTCGCAGGGATCGGGTGCGACATCGTCACGATCGGCCAGTATCTCCGTCCGACGACGCATCACCTGCCCGTGTCGCGCTGGGCGGAACCCGACGAGTTCGCCCGCTGGAAGCAGATCGGCGAAGACCTCGGCATCGGCCACGTCGAGGCCAGCCCGCTGACCCGCTCGAGCTACCACGCCAAGCAAGCCGCCGAATCGGTCACCACCCCCGTCACCCTGTCCTAG
- the sucB gene encoding 2-oxoglutarate dehydrogenase, E2 component, dihydrolipoamide succinyltransferase encodes MKRTPKNMADVTLPQLGETVTEGTITQWFKQVGDSVAADEPLFEVSTDKVDTEVPSPVAGTVTEIRAAEGDTIEVGTVVAVVGDDAGAAPAPAPEPAPEPAAAPASAPEPAPAPAPAPAPAPAPAPAPAPEPAPAPAPAPAPEPAPATAGDNRLLSPVVRRLVNEHGLDPDSINGTGPGGRITREDVLDHIDTHGSSPAPAPAPAAAPAPAAAPTAAPAPAPAAAPAPAAPKVEADERDEVVRLSKIRRLTGDHMVMSKATSPHAFSVVEVDFANVDATRSKVKAEFKASEGFSLTYLPFISRAIIDGLGEFPHLNASVSGDELLVHNFIDLGIAVDLDYEGLLAPVIRNAETKRLKAIAHEISDLANRARERKLGPDEISGGTFTISNNGSAGSVLTMPIINQPQVGIISTDAIVRKPVVVQGPDGGEAIAIHPVGNLAMSWDHRAFDGAYAAGFLKRVKEILETRDWSAEL; translated from the coding sequence ATCAAGAGGACACCCAAGAACATGGCAGACGTCACCCTTCCCCAGCTCGGTGAAACGGTCACCGAAGGAACGATCACGCAGTGGTTCAAACAGGTCGGCGACTCGGTCGCGGCCGACGAGCCGTTGTTCGAGGTCAGCACCGACAAGGTCGACACCGAGGTCCCCTCCCCGGTTGCCGGCACGGTGACCGAGATCCGCGCCGCCGAAGGCGACACGATCGAGGTCGGCACCGTGGTGGCCGTCGTCGGTGACGACGCCGGTGCGGCACCCGCCCCGGCCCCCGAACCCGCACCCGAGCCCGCAGCAGCGCCGGCTTCGGCCCCCGAGCCTGCTCCGGCTCCTGCGCCTGCTCCTGCTCCTGCGCCCGCACCGGCACCGGCACCTGCTCCCGAGCCGGCACCGGCTCCTGCTCCTGCTCCTGCGCCCGAACCCGCCCCGGCCACGGCGGGCGACAACCGACTCCTGTCGCCGGTGGTGCGCCGCCTGGTGAACGAGCACGGGCTCGATCCCGACTCGATCAACGGCACGGGTCCCGGCGGCCGCATCACCCGCGAAGACGTCCTCGACCACATCGACACCCACGGCAGCTCGCCCGCCCCGGCTCCGGCTCCTGCGGCCGCTCCTGCTCCTGCGGCCGCTCCGACTGCGGCTCCCGCCCCGGCGCCGGCCGCTGCGCCCGCTCCGGCCGCCCCGAAGGTCGAAGCCGACGAGCGCGACGAGGTGGTGCGGCTCTCGAAGATCCGTCGCCTCACCGGCGACCACATGGTGATGTCGAAGGCCACCTCCCCGCATGCGTTCAGCGTCGTCGAGGTCGACTTCGCGAACGTCGACGCCACCCGCAGCAAGGTCAAGGCCGAGTTCAAGGCCAGCGAGGGCTTCAGCCTCACCTACCTGCCCTTCATCAGCCGTGCGATCATCGACGGTCTCGGCGAGTTCCCGCACCTCAATGCGAGCGTGTCGGGTGACGAGCTCCTCGTGCACAACTTCATCGATCTCGGCATCGCGGTCGACCTCGACTACGAGGGTCTCCTGGCGCCGGTGATCCGCAACGCCGAGACGAAGCGTCTGAAGGCGATCGCACACGAGATCAGCGATCTCGCCAACCGGGCCCGTGAGCGCAAGCTCGGCCCCGACGAGATCTCGGGTGGCACGTTCACCATCTCGAACAACGGTTCGGCCGGTTCGGTGCTCACGATGCCGATCATCAACCAGCCCCAGGTCGGCATCATCTCGACCGACGCCATCGTGCGCAAGCCGGTCGTCGTGCAGGGCCCCGACGGTGGCGAGGCCATCGCCATCCACCCGGTCGGCAACCTCGCCATGAGCTGGGACCACCGTGCGTTCGACGGCGCCTACGCCGCCGGCTTCCTCAAGCGGGTCAAGGAGATCCTGGAGACGCGTGACTGGAGCGCTGAACTCTGA
- the lpdA gene encoding dihydrolipoyl dehydrogenase yields MSNTFDLVVIGGGPGGYAAALYGASAGLQVALVEKDALGGTCLNRGCIPAKAFLETAAVKRHVEHSADFGIESSAPTVDFAVTQARKQKIVAGLVGGIGAMCKGRKVEVFNGVGSLGADRTVTVQMNEGATETITGTNVLLATGSVPRLIPNFERGGPIMTSDEVLDLEHVPGRVAVIGGGAIGCEFASTFADLGAEVTILEGLPKILPGLDNDVANVVVRSFKKKGITIKTGVMVNGHTPNDNGGTTVAFGDGESVEVDAVIVSVGRRPFADQLGLDGTAVTVSERGFVEVDEFCQTGEPGVYAIGDLIDTPQLAHVGYAEAVMVVKHLLGESPMPVMYDRVPWAIYCHPEVAWAGPGEDACKEAGIDVLVAKHPYKFNSRAQIVGETEGMVKVVAKKNADGTAGQVLGVHMVGPWVTEQLSGGYLAVNWEATVDEVAEFIQPHPSLSELFGETMLTLTGRNFNG; encoded by the coding sequence GTGAGCAACACGTTCGATCTGGTGGTGATCGGCGGCGGCCCCGGCGGCTACGCAGCTGCGTTGTACGGGGCGTCGGCCGGTCTGCAGGTGGCCCTCGTCGAGAAGGATGCACTCGGAGGCACGTGCCTCAACCGTGGCTGCATCCCGGCGAAGGCCTTCCTCGAGACGGCGGCCGTCAAGCGGCACGTCGAACACAGCGCCGACTTCGGCATCGAGTCGAGCGCCCCGACGGTCGACTTCGCCGTCACGCAGGCCCGCAAGCAGAAGATCGTCGCCGGCCTCGTCGGTGGCATCGGCGCGATGTGCAAGGGCCGCAAGGTCGAGGTGTTCAACGGTGTCGGCTCGCTCGGCGCCGATCGCACGGTCACCGTGCAGATGAACGAGGGCGCAACCGAGACGATCACCGGCACGAACGTGCTGCTGGCGACCGGCTCGGTGCCCCGCCTCATCCCGAACTTCGAGCGTGGCGGCCCGATCATGACGAGCGACGAGGTCCTCGACCTCGAACACGTCCCGGGCCGCGTCGCCGTCATCGGTGGTGGCGCCATCGGCTGCGAGTTCGCCTCCACCTTCGCCGACCTCGGCGCGGAGGTCACGATCCTCGAGGGCCTGCCCAAGATCCTCCCGGGTCTCGACAACGACGTCGCGAACGTCGTCGTGCGCTCGTTCAAGAAGAAGGGCATCACGATCAAGACCGGGGTCATGGTCAACGGCCACACCCCGAACGACAACGGCGGCACCACGGTCGCGTTCGGTGACGGTGAGTCGGTCGAGGTCGACGCCGTGATCGTGTCGGTCGGTCGGCGCCCCTTCGCCGACCAGCTCGGTCTCGACGGCACGGCCGTCACGGTGAGCGAGCGCGGGTTCGTCGAGGTCGACGAGTTCTGCCAGACCGGTGAGCCGGGCGTCTACGCGATCGGCGACCTGATCGACACGCCGCAGCTCGCCCACGTCGGCTACGCCGAAGCGGTCATGGTCGTCAAGCACCTGCTCGGCGAGTCGCCGATGCCGGTCATGTACGACCGTGTCCCGTGGGCCATCTACTGCCACCCCGAGGTCGCATGGGCCGGACCGGGCGAAGACGCCTGCAAGGAGGCCGGCATCGACGTGCTGGTGGCCAAGCACCCGTACAAGTTCAACAGCCGTGCCCAGATCGTCGGCGAGACCGAAGGCATGGTCAAGGTCGTCGCCAAGAAGAACGCCGACGGCACCGCCGGCCAGGTCCTCGGCGTCCACATGGTGGGCCCCTGGGTGACCGAGCAGCTCTCCGGCGGGTACCTTGCAGTCAACTGGGAGGCCACCGTCGACGAGGTCGCCGAGTTCATCCAACCGCACCCGAGCCTGTCCGAGCTGTTCGGTGAGACGATGTTGACGCTCACCGGTCGCAACTTCAACGGCTGA
- a CDS encoding TIGR01777 family oxidoreductase — protein MSAPLRVGITGSSGLIGTALKRALTDAGHTAIPIVRRAAGDGEISWDPSERRLDPADLAELDVVVNLAGVGIGDKRWTDEYRSLIRTSRIDSTETLVDAFHQLGADAPGALVSASAIGYYGDRDDETLTETSAPGDGFLPSVCTQWEQAAVRAGDVTRVATVRTGVVLTPDGGALAKMLPLFKFGLGGRFGDGRQWWSWISLTDEVRAIVHAITSDVDGAFNLTAPNPATNREFTDVLGDVLGRPTFLPVPAFGPKLVVGSDLAQALLFDSARVIPAALADHGFEFEHPGLEAALRAELGR, from the coding sequence ATGAGCGCTCCTCTCCGCGTCGGCATCACGGGATCGTCCGGTCTGATCGGCACGGCGCTCAAACGCGCGCTCACCGACGCCGGCCACACGGCGATCCCCATCGTCCGACGCGCAGCAGGCGACGGCGAGATCTCCTGGGACCCGTCCGAACGACGTCTCGATCCCGCCGACCTCGCCGAGCTCGACGTGGTCGTCAACCTCGCCGGTGTCGGCATCGGTGACAAGCGCTGGACCGACGAGTACCGGTCGCTCATCCGCACGAGCCGCATCGACAGCACCGAGACGTTGGTCGACGCCTTCCACCAGCTCGGCGCCGACGCACCCGGGGCCCTGGTGAGCGCATCGGCGATCGGCTACTACGGCGATCGGGACGACGAGACCCTGACGGAGACGTCCGCTCCTGGCGACGGGTTCCTCCCGAGCGTCTGCACCCAGTGGGAGCAGGCCGCCGTGCGTGCGGGCGACGTGACGCGGGTGGCGACCGTCCGGACCGGCGTCGTCCTCACCCCCGACGGTGGTGCGCTCGCCAAGATGCTCCCGCTGTTCAAGTTCGGACTCGGCGGCCGCTTCGGTGACGGACGGCAGTGGTGGAGCTGGATCAGCCTCACCGACGAGGTGCGCGCCATCGTGCACGCCATCACGTCCGACGTCGACGGAGCGTTCAACCTGACGGCGCCGAACCCCGCCACCAACCGCGAGTTCACCGACGTGCTGGGCGACGTCCTCGGCCGTCCGACGTTCCTGCCGGTTCCGGCCTTCGGTCCGAAGCTCGTCGTCGGCAGCGACCTCGCCCAAGCCCTGCTCTTCGACAGTGCCCGGGTCATCCCGGCGGCGCTCGCCGACCACGGCTTCGAGTTCGAACATCCGGGTCTCGAGGCGGCGTTGCGGGCCGAACTCGGACGATAA
- a CDS encoding MarR family winged helix-turn-helix transcriptional regulator, with product MGETTAPTPITQPTETRWLDDVEMRAWRSYVETQADLNTAIEADLRPTGLSLGDYQVLVFLSEAPDQRLRMCDLADDLQLSPSGLTRRLDGIVRRGWVERVGSDDDRRVMLAALTPEGRATLECAAPTHVDSVRRRLVDLLDEDELATLATIFDKVRTALDDA from the coding sequence GTGGGCGAGACCACCGCACCGACACCGATCACGCAACCGACCGAGACCCGCTGGCTCGACGACGTCGAGATGCGCGCGTGGCGGTCGTACGTCGAGACCCAGGCCGACCTGAACACCGCGATCGAGGCCGACCTCCGGCCGACCGGACTGTCACTCGGCGACTACCAGGTGTTGGTGTTCCTGTCCGAGGCACCCGATCAGCGCCTGCGGATGTGCGACCTGGCCGACGACCTCCAGCTCTCGCCCAGCGGCCTCACCCGGCGGCTCGACGGCATCGTCCGGCGAGGGTGGGTCGAGCGGGTCGGCTCCGACGACGATCGCCGGGTCATGCTCGCAGCGCTCACGCCCGAGGGGCGCGCCACCCTCGAGTGTGCCGCCCCGACCCACGTCGACAGCGTTCGTCGACGCCTGGTCGACCTGCTCGACGAGGACGAGCTGGCGACCCTCGCGACCATCTTCGACAAGGTGCGAACCGCCCTCGACGACGCCTGA